The genomic window AAGAGAAGATGGCTACCTCGTTGAGCCTGAAATTACCAAAGGACTTGGCTACGGTTGCGATGAAGAAGTGTTACGGGTAATAAAAAATGCCCCCCCTTGGAAGCCGGGTAGGGAGGGCACGCAGATTTTTCCGGTAGAGATGACTATTGCGGTTGTTTTCCGCTTGCCTCGATGATATCTCCCCCTTTGTGTATTTTGAGCAAGTACTGCTTACTTACCTGTTGTGCCCGGGTGGAAGGGTTTAAAAAGGGCAAGGTCAGCTCAGTAACAGGAAAACGTTCCAGCTCCAAAACTACTTCATAAGTGGCTCCGGTCTTATCAAGCCACTTTTTATAGTGCTCATCAACATAGAGGTAGAGGTTTTTCGGCTTATCCTTCACAAAGGACTGCAAGAAAGATGCACACACTTTTTCCTCTGCCACTCTTTTAGCTTCCGCTCCTTGAATATTCATGGCTTCTACTCTTACTTCTATGCTATCCTTTAAATCAGGCACGATGTGCTGGGCATAGAACTCCAACGAAGGGTGATAAAACGAAAGTAGCGCGTAAGTGTTGTTCTCTATATTGTGCTTTCGAATATAACGCCCTACAATACTTGGAGCCTGATAGCGCAGTAAAGAAGGATATACATGCGCATTTAAGAAAATGTTGACTATACAAATGGCAACCAGAGAAGGCACCAGTATTTTTTCATAGCTACTGCTCGCGTAGCGATAGCTGAGTCCATACAAAGCGACACCTGCTGCTACACTTGCCCAACCCCATCCCGATTGGAGGGGGAATACCCAAAACAACATGACCAACAGCAACGTGAATAACACAGACTCAACAAAGCGTTGGATATACTGCAATCCAAGCACTGTTTTTTTGTGTTTGGTGGCACGTGCCAGCACAACTATCCACTTAGCCGTGATGAGTGCCATCAGTGGAAACACCACAAAGGTATAGTGCGGCAATTTGAATTTGGACAATGAAAGCGCTATAAAAACCAATGTAAAACCTCCCCACGCTATGAATTCTTGGCGTTTAATCTTGCGAAAACGATAACGCCATATGCGCCGGAGTTCCAAAATATAAGCAGCTACTGCCAGCAAACTCCAAGGCAGAAAGCTCCAAAAAAAGCTATGAACAAAAAAGAAGAGCCCTGCGTCATTGCGCCAAGGGTTTTCTCCCGTAATACGTCCAAAACTTTGGGTCCAGTAGTAAAAACGCAAACCGGAAATACCTTTTTCCGGATGAGCATCAAACTGTTCATACAGCCCTATGCTCATGGGAAGCAAGATAATGGCTACTATCACCATCAC from Thermonema lapsum includes these protein-coding regions:
- a CDS encoding energy transducer TonB, which encodes MNAHIVLRAAEVMPEPIGGYEAFDRYLQENIRYPLEALENKIEGYVFVRFVVREDGYLVEPEITKGLGYGCDEEVLRVIKNAPPWKPGREGTQIFPVEMTIAVVFRLPR
- a CDS encoding ArnT family glycosyltransferase, with amino-acid sequence MLHKTQNRYTWWLLLPLLVYVVGAPMDLMDVDAAQYGAISWEMLAHDLFLQITYKGNDYLDKPPLLFWTSILSFKLFGVSNWTYRLIPILVSLLGIYSIYRFALLYYTRQVAYWAALIWASSQACILMNHDIRTDTMLTAWVTFAIWQTASYLRHPQWRSLTGMGIGLGLAMLAKGPIGLVAPALAIGFDLIWRKEWKQFFRPAWLYVMVIVAIILLPMSIGLYEQFDAHPEKGISGLRFYYWTQSFGRITGENPWRNDAGLFFFVHSFFWSFLPWSLLAVAAYILELRRIWRYRFRKIKRQEFIAWGGFTLVFIALSLSKFKLPHYTFVVFPLMALITAKWIVVLARATKHKKTVLGLQYIQRFVESVLFTLLLVMLFWVFPLQSGWGWASVAAGVALYGLSYRYASSSYEKILVPSLVAICIVNIFLNAHVYPSLLRYQAPSIVGRYIRKHNIENNTYALLSFYHPSLEFYAQHIVPDLKDSIEVRVEAMNIQGAEAKRVAEEKVCASFLQSFVKDKPKNLYLYVDEHYKKWLDKTGATYEVVLELERFPVTELTLPFLNPSTRAQQVSKQYLLKIHKGGDIIEASGKQPQ